In Desulfuromonas sp., one DNA window encodes the following:
- a CDS encoding uracil-DNA glycosylase gives MARQVRCLLADLDTLGVDELAVPDLPPQLPPCPPDVKGVDMGGDALCRQATLGDIRAELEECRRCPLCKGRKNVVFGAGNPRARLVLVGEPPGREEDETGGPFAGEAGRLLDRMLFAMGMERSEVYLCNAVKCRPSGDREPKADEIAACEPYLQRQLAAIGPRLIIAFGAVAAQSLLRDRSPLEQLRGQWREYGGIPLMPTYHPAYLLRTPTAKREVWEDLKQVMARLRKEREPGP, from the coding sequence GTGGCGCGCCAGGTTCGGTGTCTCCTTGCGGACCTCGACACCCTCGGGGTGGACGAGCTGGCCGTCCCCGACCTGCCCCCCCAACTGCCCCCCTGTCCGCCCGATGTGAAGGGCGTGGACATGGGAGGCGACGCCCTGTGCCGCCAGGCGACCCTGGGGGATATCCGCGCCGAGTTGGAGGAGTGCCGGCGCTGCCCCCTGTGCAAGGGACGCAAGAACGTCGTCTTCGGCGCCGGCAACCCCCGCGCCAGGCTGGTTCTCGTGGGCGAGCCCCCGGGCCGCGAGGAGGACGAGACGGGCGGGCCCTTTGCCGGCGAGGCGGGGCGGCTGCTCGACCGGATGCTCTTCGCCATGGGCATGGAACGTTCGGAGGTCTACCTCTGCAACGCGGTGAAATGCCGCCCCTCTGGAGATCGCGAACCCAAAGCCGATGAGATCGCCGCCTGTGAGCCGTACCTTCAGCGGCAGCTGGCCGCCATCGGTCCCCGGCTCATCATCGCCTTCGGGGCCGTCGCCGCCCAGTCCCTGCTGCGCGACCGGTCTCCCCTGGAGCAGCTGCGCGGGCAGTGGCGCGAGTACGGGGGGATTCCCCTCATGCCGACCTACCACCCGGCCTATCTGCTGCGCACTCCCACCGCCAAGCGGGAGGTCTGGGAGGACCTGAAGCAGGTCATGGCGCGACTGCGGAAGGAGCGGGAGCCCGGCCCATGA
- a CDS encoding zinc dependent phospholipase C family protein — protein MVYLVALLCIPLILLPAESWAWGVGVHLQLGSHVLENLSALPTALQNLLGAFPHNYLYGCISADITLGKKFTHYLKHCHGWRMGRKILDAAATDAQKACAYGYLSHLAADTVAHSYFVPFKMVRTFNTVLLKHTYWELRFEAGVPPETWALARTIARKSFEANDALMRNVLSDTIFSFSTNKRLFNSLLLLNRLQQWQKMLRSLSETSKWSLDEEDRDEYLGLARTAAMDILNHMEKSPYWQSDPTGERALNAAHMIRKNLNLLWLDGKLPEAEANAILAELKPRFRQGITQPDQLLELLSEV, from the coding sequence ATGGTTTATCTCGTTGCCCTGCTATGCATCCCATTGATCCTTCTGCCGGCCGAGTCCTGGGCGTGGGGGGTGGGTGTCCACCTGCAGCTCGGCTCCCACGTCCTGGAAAATCTGTCCGCTCTGCCGACGGCCCTGCAGAACCTGCTCGGGGCCTTCCCCCACAACTACCTGTACGGCTGCATCAGCGCCGACATCACCCTCGGCAAGAAGTTCACCCACTACCTCAAGCACTGCCACGGCTGGCGCATGGGCCGGAAAATCCTCGACGCCGCCGCAACCGACGCCCAGAAGGCCTGCGCCTACGGCTACCTGAGCCACCTCGCCGCCGACACCGTGGCCCACTCCTATTTCGTCCCCTTCAAAATGGTGCGCACCTTCAACACCGTGCTGCTCAAGCACACCTACTGGGAATTGCGCTTCGAAGCGGGCGTCCCCCCGGAGACCTGGGCCCTGGCCCGCACCATCGCCCGCAAGAGCTTCGAGGCCAACGACGCCTTGATGCGCAACGTGCTCTCGGATACCATCTTCTCCTTCAGCACCAACAAGCGCCTTTTCAACTCCCTGCTGCTTCTCAACCGGCTGCAGCAGTGGCAGAAAATGCTGCGCTCCCTCTCCGAGACCTCCAAGTGGTCCCTGGATGAGGAGGACCGGGACGAGTACCTGGGCCTGGCCCGCACAGCGGCAATGGACATCCTCAATCACATGGAAAAAAGTCCCTACTGGCAGTCCGACCCCACCGGCGAGCGGGCCCTCAACGCGGCCCACATGATCCGCAAGAACCTCAACCTGCTATGGCTCGACGGCAAGCTTCCCGAGGCGGAGGCCAATGCTATCCTGGCCGAGCTCAAGCCCCGCTTCCGACAGGGCATTACCCAGCCGGACCAGCTGCTGGAACTGCTCTCGGAGGTTTAA
- the coaBC gene encoding bifunctional phosphopantothenoylcysteine decarboxylase/phosphopantothenate--cysteine ligase CoaBC: MLSGKTIVLGVSGGIAAYKAVELLRLFVKAGADVHVVMTRNAQEFVTPLTFQTLSTHPVHTELFNLYQEREIGHISLADRADLFVVAPATANLVGKVASGIADDLLTTTIMATKAPVLFAPAMNVNMWENPLYRQNQDKLQDLGYHFLEPETGPLACGWEGKGKLPDPAAILEETVALFAPKDLSGETILVTAGPTREELDPVRYLSNYSSGKMGYAIARAARSRGARVILVSGPTALAPPCGVEVHGVTSALQMRKAVVALAAESTVIFKAAAVADYRPATVAAEKIKKEGAGSLSLTLEKNPDILAELGRMKGERILVGFAAETADLVKNARKKLQEKNLDLIVANDVTQPGAGFDVDTNIVRLLSREGSEEVLPQLPKDEVAHRLLDRIVRLRRG, translated from the coding sequence ATGCTATCAGGAAAAACAATCGTACTCGGTGTCAGCGGGGGGATCGCCGCCTACAAGGCGGTGGAGTTGCTGCGCCTCTTCGTCAAGGCGGGGGCCGACGTCCACGTCGTGATGACGCGAAACGCCCAGGAATTCGTCACTCCCCTGACCTTCCAGACCCTTTCGACCCATCCAGTCCATACCGAGCTCTTCAACCTCTACCAGGAGCGGGAGATCGGTCACATCTCCCTGGCCGACCGGGCCGACCTTTTCGTGGTGGCCCCGGCAACGGCAAACCTCGTCGGCAAGGTCGCCTCGGGGATCGCCGACGATCTCCTCACCACCACGATCATGGCGACCAAGGCGCCGGTGCTCTTCGCGCCGGCCATGAACGTCAACATGTGGGAGAACCCTCTGTACCGGCAGAATCAGGACAAGCTCCAGGATCTCGGATACCATTTTCTCGAGCCGGAGACCGGGCCGCTCGCCTGCGGCTGGGAGGGGAAGGGGAAATTGCCCGACCCGGCGGCCATCCTCGAGGAGACGGTGGCGCTTTTCGCCCCCAAGGATCTGTCCGGGGAGACGATACTGGTCACCGCAGGGCCGACCCGGGAGGAACTCGATCCTGTCCGATACCTGAGCAACTACTCCTCGGGAAAGATGGGCTACGCCATCGCCCGCGCCGCTCGTTCCCGGGGCGCCAGGGTGATCCTGGTCAGCGGTCCCACCGCCTTGGCGCCGCCCTGCGGGGTTGAGGTCCATGGGGTGACCAGCGCGCTTCAGATGCGTAAGGCGGTCGTGGCTCTCGCCGCCGAATCAACAGTGATATTCAAGGCGGCGGCGGTGGCCGACTACCGGCCCGCCACTGTCGCCGCGGAGAAGATCAAGAAGGAGGGCGCCGGCTCGCTGAGCCTGACCCTGGAGAAGAATCCGGACATTCTCGCCGAACTCGGTCGCATGAAGGGGGAGCGGATTCTGGTGGGCTTTGCCGCCGAAACGGCGGACCTGGTGAAAAACGCCCGCAAGAAGCTTCAGGAGAAGAATCTCGATCTCATCGTGGCCAACGACGTGACCCAACCGGGAGCGGGTTTCGACGTGGACACCAATATCGTTCGTCTGCTGTCCCGCGAAGGCTCCGAGGAGGTCCTGCCCCAGTTGCCCAAGGACGAGGTCGCCCACCGGCTCCTCGATCGGATCGTCCGCCTGCGCCGGGGATGA
- a CDS encoding MBL fold metallo-hydrolase codes for MLIETLAVGPLQVNCFIAACPATREAMVIDPGDEGERIIETLRANNIQPKLIVNTHGHFDHIGGNALLMEKTGAQLLIHEDDLPVLRQAATHAAIYGLKTVPSPEPTRTLRGGEVLEVGQLRFEVIHTPGHSPGGISLYGGGHLFSGDALFAGSVGRTDLPGGDHDMLVEGIRSRLLVLPEATVVHPGHGPDTTVGREKSDNPFVGIGAD; via the coding sequence GTGCTGATTGAGACTCTTGCGGTCGGCCCCCTGCAGGTCAACTGTTTCATCGCCGCGTGCCCGGCCACCCGGGAGGCCATGGTCATCGACCCGGGGGACGAAGGGGAAAGAATCATCGAGACGCTTCGCGCCAACAACATCCAGCCGAAGCTGATCGTCAACACCCACGGCCACTTCGACCACATCGGGGGGAACGCCCTGCTGATGGAGAAGACCGGTGCGCAGCTGCTGATCCATGAGGATGATCTTCCCGTACTGCGCCAGGCCGCGACGCATGCGGCCATTTACGGTTTGAAGACGGTCCCGTCTCCCGAACCGACCCGGACCCTTCGGGGCGGGGAGGTCCTGGAGGTCGGGCAGCTGCGCTTCGAGGTCATCCACACCCCCGGCCACTCACCCGGCGGCATCTCTCTCTACGGGGGGGGGCACCTTTTCTCCGGGGATGCCCTGTTTGCCGGCTCCGTCGGTCGGACGGACCTGCCCGGCGGGGATCACGACATGCTGGTCGAGGGAATCCGCAGCCGCCTGCTGGTCCTTCCCGAGGCGACCGTGGTCCACCCGGGGCACGGCCCCGACACCACGGTCGGCCGGGAGAAGAGCGATAACCCCTTCGTCGGGATCGGAGCGGACTGA
- a CDS encoding HD domain-containing protein: MKEIYVEQIRERDWVESPFLVRDKIMAMAKNGKPYMTLKLMDRTGEVEGRVWDRVDEFADLFEKNDFIRVKGKASVYLGKMQLVIQGVKRLDEEEADLADYLPVAGRSSEELLADLRARVDSLQDPHLRSLMEAFLADAVFLKGYVQAPAAKAMHHVYLGGLLEHSLAVADLADDVSRRYPGINRDLLVTGALLHDIGKVAELAYRRAFDYTDEGKLLGHIVMGVEMVEEKVRTLPGFPRRMVTLLKHLLLSHHGQYEYGSPKRPKTLEAVVLNFLDDLDSKINGVRTHMEKETLNNGSWTSYHRLYDRYFFRDSPEGQPPESAAEPVVDPVPQQPVISAASPQRTPAREKGRPREGRGDLSFTLADQLKGSSLDLFAAKDDKGEGDSAD, from the coding sequence GTGAAAGAGATTTACGTGGAGCAGATCCGGGAAAGGGACTGGGTGGAGAGCCCTTTTTTGGTGCGGGATAAGATTATGGCCATGGCCAAGAACGGCAAGCCCTACATGACCCTCAAGCTCATGGATCGGACCGGCGAGGTCGAAGGGCGGGTCTGGGACCGGGTGGACGAGTTCGCAGACCTCTTCGAGAAGAACGATTTCATCCGGGTCAAGGGCAAGGCCAGCGTCTACCTGGGCAAAATGCAGCTGGTGATCCAGGGGGTGAAGCGACTCGACGAGGAGGAGGCCGACCTGGCCGATTACCTGCCGGTGGCCGGGCGCAGCAGCGAGGAGCTGCTGGCCGACCTGAGGGCCCGTGTGGACAGTCTTCAGGACCCTCACCTTCGGTCTCTCATGGAGGCCTTCCTGGCCGATGCCGTCTTTCTCAAGGGGTACGTCCAGGCCCCGGCGGCCAAGGCGATGCACCATGTCTACCTGGGGGGGCTGCTGGAACATTCCCTGGCGGTGGCGGACCTGGCCGATGACGTGAGCCGACGCTACCCCGGGATCAACCGGGATCTCCTGGTGACCGGGGCCCTGCTCCACGATATCGGCAAGGTGGCGGAGCTGGCCTACCGACGGGCCTTCGACTACACCGACGAGGGCAAACTGCTGGGTCACATCGTGATGGGCGTGGAGATGGTCGAGGAAAAGGTCAGAACCCTTCCCGGCTTTCCCCGGAGGATGGTCACCCTCCTCAAGCACCTTCTGCTGTCCCACCATGGACAGTACGAGTACGGGTCGCCCAAGCGGCCCAAGACCCTGGAGGCGGTGGTCCTCAATTTCCTCGACGATCTCGACTCCAAGATCAACGGCGTGCGCACCCACATGGAAAAGGAGACACTGAACAACGGTTCCTGGACCAGCTATCACCGTCTCTACGACCGCTACTTCTTCAGGGATTCCCCCGAGGGGCAGCCCCCCGAGTCGGCGGCAGAGCCGGTGGTCGATCCCGTGCCGCAACAGCCCGTCATTTCAGCGGCGTCTCCCCAAAGGACCCCGGCCAGGGAGAAGGGCCGGCCGCGGGAGGGGCGCGGGGATCTGAGCTTCACCCTCGCGGACCAGCTCAAGGGCTCGAGTCTCGACCTGTTCGCAGCGAAAGACGACAAGGGGGAGGGCGACAGTGCTGATTGA
- a CDS encoding FAD-dependent protein — MALRLREVSLGLEEEESLLPARVGGELGVEPGSLGQFRVVRRGIDARRKPRLRQVYTVEFTAPDEEALLRRHKGNKRLERAVSPELPRAFPLGRDHRVLVVGMGPAGLFAALRLAEYGLSVTLLERGRPVEARVRDVRRFWADGILDPASNVQFGEGGAGTFSDGKLTTRLNHPWIRLVLQTLVGFGAPEEILVQAKPHVGTDRLRLVLINFRKALLRKGVDLRFENRLSGLATDSGRVRGGLCDGGDAIPCDSLVLAPGHSARDTYRMLQRSGVRLEPKPFAVGVRVEHPAALINRAQYGIPSHPRLPAAEYGLTFNDRETGRGVYSFCMCPGGEGITAASEADGLVVNGMSFRRRDGDYSNSALVVSVGPEDFPGADPLDGVHFQRRLEQAAFRAGGGDFRAPAQNMLSFLGQGEGPVVSTCRPGVREASLEEVLPSFVTDGLRRALPVFGRRLRGFVTGEATLVGVETRTSAPLRILRGEDGQSVSHPGLFPAGEGAGYAGGIMSAALDGLRAAEYVAEQVRRQES, encoded by the coding sequence ATGGCCCTGAGATTGCGGGAAGTTTCACTTGGCCTCGAGGAGGAGGAATCACTGCTGCCCGCCAGGGTCGGCGGCGAACTGGGGGTCGAACCGGGTTCCCTGGGGCAGTTTCGGGTTGTCCGGCGCGGCATCGACGCCCGCCGCAAGCCGCGCCTGCGGCAGGTCTACACCGTGGAGTTCACCGCTCCTGACGAGGAGGCCCTGCTGCGCCGCCACAAGGGCAACAAGCGTCTGGAACGAGCGGTTTCGCCCGAGCTTCCCCGCGCCTTTCCTCTCGGCCGGGACCACCGGGTTCTGGTGGTGGGCATGGGGCCGGCAGGGCTGTTCGCCGCCCTGCGCCTCGCCGAGTACGGCCTCTCTGTGACGCTCCTGGAGCGGGGCCGGCCCGTCGAGGCGCGGGTTCGGGACGTGCGGCGCTTCTGGGCCGATGGGATTCTCGACCCCGCCAGCAATGTTCAGTTCGGCGAGGGCGGGGCGGGGACCTTCTCGGACGGCAAACTGACCACCCGCCTGAACCACCCGTGGATCCGCCTGGTGCTGCAGACCCTGGTCGGCTTCGGCGCCCCGGAGGAGATCCTGGTCCAGGCAAAACCCCACGTCGGCACGGATCGTCTGCGCCTGGTTCTGATCAATTTTCGCAAGGCCCTGCTTCGCAAGGGAGTGGACCTGCGCTTTGAGAACCGCCTTTCGGGCCTGGCCACCGATTCCGGGCGAGTGCGGGGGGGGCTGTGCGACGGGGGGGATGCGATCCCCTGCGACAGCCTGGTGCTGGCCCCCGGTCACAGCGCCAGGGACACCTACCGGATGCTCCAGCGAAGCGGCGTCCGGCTGGAGCCCAAGCCCTTCGCCGTCGGGGTGCGGGTGGAACACCCCGCCGCTCTGATCAACCGCGCCCAGTACGGAATCCCCAGCCACCCCCGGCTTCCGGCGGCGGAATACGGACTGACCTTCAACGACCGGGAGACCGGGCGGGGGGTCTACTCCTTCTGCATGTGCCCCGGGGGGGAGGGCATCACCGCCGCCTCGGAGGCGGACGGACTGGTGGTCAACGGGATGAGCTTTCGGCGTCGCGACGGGGACTATTCCAACAGCGCCCTGGTCGTGAGCGTGGGACCGGAGGACTTCCCCGGAGCCGACCCCCTGGACGGGGTTCATTTCCAGCGCCGTTTGGAGCAGGCCGCCTTTCGGGCGGGGGGAGGCGACTTTCGGGCTCCCGCCCAGAACATGCTCTCTTTTTTAGGGCAGGGGGAAGGCCCCGTGGTCTCAACCTGCCGGCCCGGGGTGCGCGAGGCGTCCCTCGAGGAAGTCCTGCCTTCCTTTGTGACCGACGGGCTGCGTCGGGCGCTGCCGGTTTTCGGCCGGCGCCTGCGGGGGTTCGTCACCGGGGAGGCCACCCTTGTCGGGGTGGAGACCCGGACTTCGGCTCCCCTTCGCATCCTCCGGGGGGAGGACGGCCAGTCGGTGTCTCACCCCGGCCTGTTTCCGGCGGGCGAAGGGGCAGGTTACGCCGGGGGAATCATGAGTGCCGCCCTCGATGGCCTGCGGGCGGCGGAATACGTTGCGGAACAAGTCAGACGACAGGAGTCATAG
- a CDS encoding ATP-binding protein codes for MDRIDGILVQLLATCKRPRFELQLVSVPEIIDRALEGFVDQAAAQGVEVVREFGGEPPQILADASEIEQIFTNLFINSLYEMAEGGRLGIRLCHDEKTLSVSVSDTGSGISEENLGQVFDPFFTTKAKGTGFGLSVVLRIVKTYRGRISVESSEGKGTTFHIQLPLS; via the coding sequence GTGGACCGCATCGATGGGATTCTGGTCCAGCTCCTGGCGACCTGCAAGCGCCCCCGCTTCGAGCTGCAGCTGGTCTCGGTGCCGGAGATCATCGACCGGGCATTGGAGGGGTTCGTCGATCAGGCCGCGGCCCAGGGGGTGGAGGTGGTCCGGGAGTTCGGGGGGGAGCCTCCCCAGATCCTGGCCGACGCCTCGGAGATCGAGCAGATCTTTACCAACTTGTTTATCAACTCTCTTTACGAGATGGCCGAAGGGGGGAGGCTCGGCATCCGCCTCTGCCACGACGAGAAGACCCTTTCGGTGTCGGTCTCAGACACCGGGAGTGGGATTTCCGAGGAGAACCTGGGGCAGGTCTTCGACCCCTTCTTCACCACCAAGGCCAAGGGGACCGGCTTCGGCCTGTCGGTTGTGCTGCGCATCGTGAAGACCTACAGGGGGCGGATTTCCGTTGAAAGCTCCGAGGGGAAGGGGACGACCTTCCACATCCAGCTGCCCCTCAGCTAG
- a CDS encoding response regulator, whose protein sequence is MTSRELILVVDDEKIILELTSMILKGKGYQVATAECGEDGVRIAAEKEPALILLDFMMPGMDGMTALRQIREACPDTSVIMFTGKGSEEIAVELMKAGASDYILKPFNNQDLVERIENVLRIRTIELHNRELQRERERLRREIEEWNRELERRVEEKSRELERAHVEIVQG, encoded by the coding sequence TTGACCAGCCGCGAGCTCATATTGGTGGTGGACGACGAGAAGATCATTCTCGAACTCACCTCCATGATATTGAAGGGGAAGGGTTACCAGGTCGCGACCGCGGAATGCGGCGAGGACGGGGTGCGGATCGCCGCGGAAAAAGAGCCGGCCCTGATCCTGCTCGACTTCATGATGCCGGGAATGGATGGCATGACCGCCCTGCGCCAGATCCGGGAGGCGTGCCCCGATACCTCCGTCATCATGTTCACCGGCAAGGGAAGCGAGGAAATCGCCGTTGAACTGATGAAGGCGGGTGCCTCGGACTACATCCTCAAGCCCTTTAACAATCAGGACCTTGTAGAGCGCATCGAGAATGTCCTGCGCATCCGCACCATCGAACTGCACAACCGGGAGTTGCAGCGGGAGCGGGAACGGTTGCGGCGGGAGATCGAGGAGTGGAACCGGGAGCTGGAGCGCCGGGTGGAGGAGAAGAGTCGGGAGTTGGAACGGGCCCATGTCGAGATCGTGCAGGGGTAA
- a CDS encoding universal stress protein: protein MKDFRTILYATDFSESSDYAFESALSLAKKFGARLLILHVINEPVDLRGFYVTHISFEKLEEEIEEGARKLMEKFCRTHIKDYDNYETFIVPGIPYDEIIKNAAENSADLIVLGTHGRTGLDHVLFGSTAEKVVRKSPVAVMTIRINE from the coding sequence ATGAAAGACTTCCGGACAATCCTGTACGCCACCGACTTCTCGGAGAGTTCCGATTACGCCTTCGAGTCCGCCCTCTCCCTGGCCAAGAAGTTCGGGGCCCGGCTGCTGATCCTGCACGTTATCAACGAGCCCGTCGACCTGAGGGGCTTCTACGTTACCCACATCTCCTTTGAAAAGCTAGAGGAGGAGATCGAGGAGGGGGCTCGCAAATTGATGGAGAAGTTCTGCCGGACCCACATCAAGGATTACGATAATTACGAGACCTTTATCGTCCCCGGTATCCCCTACGACGAAATTATCAAAAATGCGGCGGAGAACTCCGCCGACCTCATCGTCCTCGGTACCCATGGACGAACCGGACTGGACCATGTGCTGTTCGGCAGCACCGCGGAGAAGGTGGTTCGCAAATCTCCCGTTGCCGTCATGACCATACGCATCAACGAATGA
- a CDS encoding response regulator, giving the protein MGETIKKILIVDDEENARIGLSKLLSQEGYLVDSVANGFEAMDFMRQNKVNLVISDLNMPEMNGLTFLRELSRHHPSTHVIMITAYGEVESYLEAMNLGAFEYIHKPVKLDELKSVMNKLGSEPH; this is encoded by the coding sequence TTGGGCGAAACAATCAAAAAAATCCTGATCGTCGACGATGAGGAGAATGCCCGCATCGGTTTGAGCAAACTGCTCTCTCAGGAAGGGTACCTCGTCGACAGTGTGGCCAACGGCTTCGAGGCGATGGACTTCATGCGCCAAAACAAGGTCAACCTGGTTATCAGCGACCTGAATATGCCGGAGATGAACGGTCTGACATTTCTTCGGGAATTGAGCCGTCACCACCCGAGTACCCACGTCATCATGATCACCGCCTACGGCGAGGTCGAGTCCTACCTGGAGGCGATGAACCTTGGAGCCTTCGAGTACATCCACAAGCCGGTCAAGCTGGATGAACTCAAGTCTGTCATGAACAAACTCGGCAGCGAGCCCCACTGA
- a CDS encoding purine-nucleoside phosphorylase, whose product MAEGDLLGAAAELRRLTGTETFELAVVLGSGLGDLAEQVDGALAIDYPALKCFPPTGVSGHAGRLVAGTLEGFRVLVFQGRYHLYEGYDALQVTLPVRLAGALGCSRLLLSNAAGGINPDYRPGDFMFIADHINLMGDNPLRGAFGNPFLDLTHLYKKDLYPQLLAFAGKQGIRLHSGVLAALTGPSYETPAEIRALSVLGADAVSMSTVPEAIMGRHLGMDVAGLSLISNVAAGLSAESPDHGEVLAAGRQGALAFGDLLRHLLLLWRGESGSES is encoded by the coding sequence ATGGCCGAAGGAGATCTCCTTGGGGCGGCGGCAGAGCTTCGCCGCCTGACCGGAACCGAAACCTTCGAGCTGGCCGTGGTGCTAGGCTCGGGGCTCGGGGACCTTGCGGAGCAGGTGGACGGAGCATTGGCCATCGACTACCCGGCTCTGAAGTGCTTTCCGCCGACAGGGGTGAGCGGTCACGCCGGCCGCCTCGTCGCCGGCACTCTCGAGGGGTTCCGGGTCCTCGTTTTTCAGGGGCGCTACCACCTTTACGAGGGGTATGACGCTCTCCAGGTCACCCTCCCGGTGCGGCTGGCGGGGGCGCTCGGTTGCTCCCGGTTGCTGCTGTCCAATGCCGCCGGCGGCATCAACCCGGATTACCGGCCCGGGGACTTCATGTTCATCGCCGACCATATCAACCTGATGGGGGACAATCCCCTGAGGGGGGCTTTCGGCAATCCCTTTCTCGACCTGACCCACCTTTACAAGAAGGATCTCTACCCGCAACTACTGGCCTTTGCCGGGAAACAGGGCATTCGGCTCCACTCTGGGGTACTCGCCGCCCTGACCGGTCCTTCCTACGAAACACCCGCCGAAATCCGGGCGTTGTCAGTTCTTGGCGCCGACGCCGTCTCCATGTCCACGGTCCCTGAAGCCATTATGGGCAGGCACCTGGGGATGGATGTCGCCGGCCTGTCCCTGATTTCCAATGTGGCTGCGGGGCTTTCCGCCGAGTCCCCGGACCACGGCGAGGTCCTGGCCGCCGGTCGGCAGGGGGCGCTGGCCTTCGGCGACCTTCTGCGCCACCTGCTGCTTCTCTGGCGGGGGGAGTCCGGCTCCGAATCCTGA